The proteins below are encoded in one region of Streptomyces roseirectus:
- a CDS encoding bifunctional glycosyltransferase/CDP-glycerol:glycerophosphate glycerophosphotransferase, with translation MPPRLSVVVPVYNVELFLDECLQSLADQTFTDWEAVVVDDGSTDGSLAIAERWAAKDDRIRVVPQKNQGLGPARNTGVDHLTEGTEYLAFVDSDDIVLPDAYERFVASLDKTGSDFASGNVNLLRAGEVSKSPLHQKRLRTDRERTHISRDKDLVYDRTAWNKVFRRSFWEQHRFEFPGILYEDAPVTLPAHFLAKSVDVLGEPVYLWRQRTGGAPSITQRRTEPVNVRDRIRSCDSVSRFLASQPGEKYAAHKRWYDEIFITDELPLFMGVLDEAGDEFRELFMTGAADFLGRVDPTVFPRLPVSLRLKCHLIQEKRLEELMELLAYERETGRAVPVVRQGLKHFANYPVLSGKGAVPREVLRVDADFAARARAEEVVWQNGRLRIKGHAYIRNLAAERPQPTTLRVLMLRETGSRRTVLVRPNRVQAARATQTSGQSLHNYDWSGFSLDLDPRKFKARGGWRDGVWRLTVATVQQGIVRRTRLKAGESGSAESPVPYWVESDVRVVPFVTDEHIYLRVERVRGKLTGHRVEDGVLELTGALGHEAVNGTLGLRLTHGSTQDTLAYDVERDGRTFTARIPLADLAVDGRDVANWDLTDKWTAELSVDGRFHPVAVAPGEGGLTSQYPFDGEAVWGVRSVSVADDGVGRLALRTQAAQPSVTELSVSPEGRITLAGALPVTLDEPVEIVMRHSRHSEEHSAPAVLDDGVFRAEFLPVPDSISEVPLRQGRWYLTARAAESRTEVPLRVAPAALGALPLRFTVRGRDYALTHRFFDRLLIEAAPDLLPDEFGWFRQRELRTGVYAVARTAPLRDTVLYASFSGRQYSDSPRAVYEELLRRGDDLEHIWVVEDKRAQIPEGVKVIRRWSRDWYEALGRSRYIVTNTHLPHWIRRREGQVIVQTWHGTPLKRIGHDIDSVQFADRKYLSKVAEETPSWSFLVSPNRFSTPIMKRAFQFDGEILESGYPRNDLLLAKGTEETAAEVRKRIGLPEGKKVVLYAPTWRDDQFYRAGNYKFDLRVDVKKAREKLGDDHVLLVRKHSNIVDAVPGAGDGFVFDVSSYPDIAELYLITDILVTDYSSLMFDFANTGRPMLFFTYDLEYYRDQLRGFYFDFEQQAPGPLLQTSDDLIDALGDIERIHASYADAYTEFKKMFCDLDDGHAAERVITRMLELAHPDRPATER, from the coding sequence ATGCCTCCCCGTCTGTCAGTAGTCGTTCCCGTCTACAACGTGGAACTCTTCCTCGACGAGTGTCTGCAGTCCCTCGCGGACCAGACGTTCACCGACTGGGAGGCCGTCGTGGTCGACGACGGCTCGACGGACGGCAGTCTCGCGATCGCCGAGCGGTGGGCGGCCAAGGACGACCGGATCAGAGTCGTCCCGCAGAAGAACCAGGGCCTCGGCCCGGCCCGCAACACGGGTGTCGACCACCTCACCGAGGGCACCGAGTACCTGGCGTTCGTCGACAGCGACGACATCGTCCTGCCGGACGCCTACGAGCGGTTCGTCGCGAGCCTCGACAAGACGGGCTCGGACTTCGCGAGCGGCAACGTCAACCTGCTGCGGGCCGGCGAGGTCAGCAAGTCCCCGCTGCACCAGAAGCGGCTGCGCACCGACCGCGAGCGCACCCACATCAGCCGCGACAAGGACCTCGTCTACGACCGCACCGCGTGGAACAAGGTCTTCCGGCGCTCCTTCTGGGAGCAGCACCGCTTCGAGTTCCCCGGCATCCTCTACGAGGACGCCCCGGTCACCCTGCCCGCGCACTTCCTCGCGAAGTCGGTGGACGTGCTGGGCGAGCCGGTCTACCTGTGGCGCCAGCGCACCGGCGGCGCCCCCTCGATCACCCAGCGGCGCACCGAGCCCGTCAACGTCCGCGACCGGATCCGCTCCTGCGACTCGGTGAGCCGCTTCCTCGCCTCCCAGCCCGGCGAGAAGTACGCCGCGCACAAGCGCTGGTACGACGAGATCTTCATCACCGACGAACTCCCCCTGTTCATGGGCGTCCTCGACGAGGCGGGGGACGAGTTCCGTGAGCTGTTCATGACCGGCGCCGCCGACTTCCTGGGCCGTGTCGACCCGACGGTCTTCCCCCGGCTGCCCGTCTCGCTGCGCCTGAAGTGCCACCTCATCCAGGAGAAGCGCCTGGAGGAGCTGATGGAGCTGCTGGCCTACGAGCGGGAGACCGGGCGCGCCGTGCCCGTCGTCCGCCAGGGCCTCAAGCACTTCGCGAACTACCCGGTGCTGTCGGGCAAGGGCGCGGTGCCGCGTGAGGTGCTGCGGGTCGACGCCGACTTCGCGGCGCGCGCCCGCGCCGAGGAGGTCGTCTGGCAGAACGGCCGGCTGCGCATCAAGGGCCACGCCTACATCCGCAACCTCGCCGCCGAGCGGCCCCAGCCGACGACGCTGCGGGTGCTGATGCTGCGCGAGACCGGCAGCCGCCGCACGGTCCTGGTCCGCCCCAACCGCGTCCAGGCCGCGCGCGCCACGCAGACGTCCGGCCAGTCGCTGCACAACTACGACTGGTCCGGGTTCTCCCTGGACCTCGACCCGCGCAAGTTCAAGGCGCGCGGCGGCTGGCGGGACGGCGTGTGGCGGCTGACCGTCGCCACCGTCCAGCAGGGCATCGTGCGCCGCACCCGCCTCAAGGCCGGCGAGAGCGGCAGCGCCGAGAGCCCCGTGCCGTACTGGGTCGAGTCCGACGTCCGCGTCGTGCCGTTCGTCACCGACGAGCACATCTACCTGCGCGTCGAGCGCGTCCGCGGCAAGCTCACCGGGCACCGGGTCGAGGACGGCGTCCTGGAGCTGACCGGCGCGCTGGGCCACGAGGCCGTGAACGGCACGCTGGGGCTGCGGCTCACGCACGGCTCGACGCAGGACACGCTGGCGTACGACGTCGAGCGCGACGGGCGGACGTTCACCGCGCGGATCCCGCTCGCCGACCTCGCCGTCGACGGCCGTGACGTCGCCAACTGGGACCTCACCGACAAGTGGACCGCCGAGCTGTCCGTCGACGGGCGTTTCCACCCCGTCGCCGTCGCGCCCGGCGAGGGGGGCCTGACCAGCCAGTACCCCTTCGACGGCGAGGCCGTGTGGGGGGTGCGCTCGGTGTCCGTCGCCGACGACGGCGTGGGCCGCCTCGCGCTGCGCACGCAGGCCGCGCAGCCGTCGGTCACCGAGCTGTCCGTCAGCCCCGAGGGGCGGATCACCCTCGCCGGGGCGCTGCCGGTCACGCTCGACGAGCCCGTCGAGATCGTCATGCGGCACAGCCGCCACTCCGAGGAGCACTCCGCGCCGGCCGTGCTCGACGACGGAGTCTTCCGCGCCGAGTTCCTGCCCGTCCCGGACAGCATCAGCGAGGTCCCGCTCCGGCAGGGCCGCTGGTACCTGACGGCGCGTGCCGCCGAGAGCCGGACCGAGGTGCCGCTGCGGGTCGCGCCGGCCGCGCTCGGCGCGCTGCCGCTGCGCTTCACCGTGCGCGGCCGCGACTACGCCCTCACGCACCGCTTCTTCGACCGCCTCCTCATCGAGGCCGCGCCCGACCTGCTGCCCGACGAGTTCGGCTGGTTCCGCCAGCGCGAGCTGCGCACCGGCGTGTACGCCGTGGCCCGTACGGCCCCGCTGCGCGACACCGTCCTGTACGCCTCGTTCTCCGGCCGCCAGTACTCCGACTCGCCGCGCGCGGTCTACGAGGAGCTGCTGCGCCGGGGCGACGACCTGGAGCACATCTGGGTCGTCGAGGACAAGCGCGCGCAGATCCCCGAGGGCGTGAAGGTGATCCGGCGCTGGAGCCGCGACTGGTACGAGGCGCTGGGCCGCTCCCGGTACATCGTCACCAACACCCACCTCCCGCACTGGATCCGCCGCCGCGAGGGCCAGGTCATCGTGCAGACCTGGCACGGCACCCCCCTCAAGCGCATCGGCCACGACATCGACAGCGTCCAGTTCGCCGACCGCAAGTACCTCTCCAAGGTCGCCGAGGAGACGCCCAGCTGGAGCTTCCTCGTCTCCCCGAACCGGTTCTCGACGCCGATCATGAAGCGGGCGTTCCAGTTCGACGGGGAGATCCTGGAGTCCGGCTACCCGCGCAACGACCTCCTCCTCGCCAAGGGCACCGAGGAGACGGCCGCCGAGGTGCGCAAGCGGATCGGGCTGCCCGAGGGCAAGAAGGTCGTGCTGTACGCGCCGACCTGGCGCGACGACCAGTTCTACCGGGCCGGGAACTACAAGTTCGACCTGCGGGTCGATGTGAAGAAGGCCCGCGAGAAGCTGGGCGACGACCACGTCCTGCTGGTGCGCAAGCACTCCAACATCGTCGACGCGGTGCCCGGCGCCGGGGACGGCTTCGTCTTCGACGTCTCCAGCTACCCGGACATCGCCGAGCTGTACCTCATCACCGACATCCTCGTCACGGACTACTCGTCGCTCATGTTCGACTTCGCGAACACGGGCCGTCCGATGCTGTTCTTCACGTACGACCTCGAGTACTACCGCGACCAACTGCGGGGCTTCTACTTCGACTTCGAGCAGCAGGCCCCCGGCCCGCTGCTGCAGACCTCCGACGACCTCATCGACGCGCTCGGCGACATCGAGCGCATCCACGCCTCCTACGCGGACGCGTACACCGAGTTCAAGAAGATGTTCTGCGACCTCGACGACGGCCACGCCGCCGAGCGGGTCATCACCCGGATGCTGGAGCTCGCCCACCCCGACCGACCTGCCACGGAGCGTTGA
- a CDS encoding DUF6020 family protein translates to MRTSLREGWERIPPKRRMPLTVYAVTQVIFLLWWAAFYPGGMSYDSISYVWHVTTGHWMSNHSVAYDGLVWLSIKLTGDLALLTFGQSVGMAAALAYVAVTLRHFGVPGKFSALAAIACAVLPSIGTFTIFVWKDVPFVIGALLAFGAAGRLVVRRMRERQAVRDKAFRDQVVVLFTGFLMMGLFRNNGLLVAVIACPVLLLVLPRMRRAILVATVIPTVVSAALQLVIYPALGVQTPTKDQVYALNYADIAVVYGEAPWTFTSADKKLMAEVAPLSHWSGRAANCWNADWAMKKPMNRKKAAELNDQLLELWGRVAERTPDKLIGARLCRSQIAWGIFPGPASMDGDTLISVPSVPKNLYGWADWNPEMRDSPYRDELRIRPLSDTLHDAAYFTWKASKAPQLQWILFRGAFWCYAAYAVFYVFSRRNRSWAPVGMLAIPLALQLTVVAANPAPLARYMFAPMFLGIMTIPLLAARPKWGRAREAVAVEPSAETSPEPSKPAEPKKSEASPEPVA, encoded by the coding sequence ATGCGGACCAGCCTGAGAGAGGGCTGGGAGCGCATCCCGCCGAAACGCCGCATGCCCCTGACGGTGTACGCCGTCACCCAGGTGATCTTCCTGCTGTGGTGGGCGGCCTTCTACCCGGGCGGGATGAGCTACGACTCGATCTCCTACGTCTGGCACGTCACCACCGGGCACTGGATGTCCAACCACTCGGTCGCGTACGACGGACTGGTCTGGCTCTCCATCAAGCTCACCGGCGACCTGGCGCTGCTGACGTTCGGCCAGTCCGTCGGCATGGCCGCGGCGCTCGCGTACGTCGCCGTCACGCTGCGGCACTTCGGGGTGCCCGGGAAGTTCAGCGCGCTCGCGGCGATCGCGTGCGCGGTGCTGCCGTCCATCGGGACGTTCACGATCTTCGTGTGGAAGGACGTCCCGTTCGTCATCGGCGCGCTCCTCGCGTTCGGGGCGGCGGGGCGGCTCGTCGTACGCCGGATGCGGGAGCGGCAGGCGGTACGCGACAAGGCGTTCCGCGACCAGGTCGTGGTGCTGTTCACCGGGTTCCTGATGATGGGGCTGTTCCGCAACAACGGGCTGCTCGTCGCGGTGATCGCCTGCCCGGTGCTGCTGCTCGTGCTGCCCAGGATGCGACGCGCGATACTCGTCGCCACCGTCATCCCGACGGTCGTCTCCGCCGCGCTGCAACTGGTCATCTACCCGGCGCTCGGTGTGCAGACGCCGACCAAGGACCAGGTGTACGCCCTCAACTACGCGGACATCGCCGTCGTGTACGGCGAGGCGCCGTGGACGTTCACCTCCGCCGACAAGAAGCTCATGGCCGAGGTCGCGCCGCTGTCCCACTGGAGCGGGCGCGCGGCGAACTGCTGGAACGCCGACTGGGCGATGAAGAAGCCCATGAACCGCAAGAAGGCCGCCGAGCTCAACGACCAGCTCCTGGAGCTGTGGGGCCGGGTCGCCGAGCGCACCCCGGACAAGCTGATCGGGGCGCGGCTGTGCCGTTCCCAGATCGCCTGGGGCATCTTCCCCGGGCCCGCCTCGATGGACGGCGACACGCTGATCTCCGTCCCGTCCGTGCCGAAGAACCTCTACGGCTGGGCCGACTGGAACCCCGAGATGCGTGACAGCCCCTACCGGGACGAGCTGCGCATCCGCCCGCTGAGCGACACCCTCCACGACGCCGCGTACTTCACGTGGAAGGCCAGCAAGGCGCCGCAGCTCCAGTGGATCCTCTTCCGGGGCGCCTTCTGGTGCTACGCCGCCTACGCCGTCTTCTACGTCTTCTCCCGCCGCAACCGCTCCTGGGCGCCGGTCGGCATGCTGGCCATTCCGCTGGCCCTCCAGCTGACGGTCGTCGCCGCCAACCCCGCCCCTCTGGCCCGCTACATGTTCGCCCCGATGTTCCTGGGCATCATGACGATCCCGCTGCTGGCCGCCCGCCCCAAGTGGGGACGCGCCCGGGAGGCCGTGGCCGTGGAGCCGTCGGCAGAGACTTCCCCGGAGCCGTCGAAGCCCGCGGAACCGAAGAAGTCCGAGGCTTCCCCGGAGCCGGTCGCCTGA
- the rplU gene encoding 50S ribosomal protein L21 codes for MYAIVRSGGRQHKVAVGDIVEVDKISTAKVGDTVELSTLLVVDGESVTSDPWVLAGIKVQAEVVDHHKGVKIDILRYKNKTGYRRRQGHRQQYTAIKVTSIPTAAK; via the coding sequence GTGTACGCCATCGTGCGCAGCGGTGGTCGCCAGCACAAGGTTGCTGTCGGCGACATCGTTGAGGTTGACAAGATTTCCACTGCCAAGGTTGGCGACACGGTCGAGCTCTCGACCCTGCTCGTTGTCGACGGCGAGTCCGTGACCAGCGACCCGTGGGTGCTGGCCGGGATCAAGGTCCAGGCCGAGGTCGTGGACCACCACAAGGGTGTGAAGATCGACATCCTTCGCTACAAGAACAAGACCGGCTACCGCCGTCGCCAGGGTCACCGTCAGCAGTACACGGCGATCAAGGTCACGTCCATCCCGACGGCCGCGAAGTAA
- the obgE gene encoding GTPase ObgE, producing the protein MTTFVDRVELHVAAGNGGHGCASVHREKFKPLGGPDGGNGGRGGDVILTVDQSVTTLLEYHHSPHRKATNGKPGEGGNRQGKDGQDLVLTVPDGTVVLDKAGNVLADLVGHGTSYVAAQGGRGGLGNAALASARRKAPGFALLGVPGDVQDIVLELKTVADVALVGYPSAGKSSLISVLSAAKPKIADYPFTTLVPNLGVVTAGSTVYTIADVPGLIPGASQGKGLGLEFLRHVERCSVLVHVLDTATLESERDPLSDLDVIEEELRQYGGLGDRPRIVVLNKTDIPDGKDLAEMVRPDLEARGYRVFEVSAVAHLGLRELSFALAELVGRARAAKPKEEATRIVIRPKAVDDAGFTVVREEDGLYRVRGEKPERWIRQTDFNNDEAVGYLADRLNRLGVEDELLKAGARSGDGVAIGPEDNAVVFDWEPTVMAGAEMLGRRGEDHRFEAPRPATQRRRDKQAERDEATQEFEGFEPF; encoded by the coding sequence ATGACCACCTTCGTGGACCGCGTCGAACTGCATGTCGCCGCGGGTAACGGAGGTCACGGCTGTGCCTCCGTCCACCGCGAGAAGTTCAAGCCGCTCGGCGGGCCCGACGGCGGGAACGGGGGACGCGGCGGTGACGTGATCCTCACGGTCGACCAGTCCGTGACGACGCTGCTCGAATACCACCACTCCCCGCACCGCAAGGCGACCAACGGCAAGCCCGGCGAGGGCGGCAACCGGCAGGGCAAGGACGGCCAGGACCTGGTCCTGACGGTCCCGGACGGCACGGTCGTCCTGGACAAGGCGGGCAACGTCCTCGCGGACCTCGTCGGCCACGGCACCTCGTACGTCGCCGCGCAGGGCGGCCGGGGCGGCCTCGGGAACGCGGCGCTGGCGTCGGCCCGCCGCAAGGCGCCCGGGTTCGCGCTGCTGGGCGTGCCGGGTGACGTCCAGGACATCGTCCTCGAACTGAAGACGGTCGCGGACGTCGCGCTCGTCGGGTACCCGAGCGCGGGGAAGTCGTCGCTGATCTCGGTGCTGTCGGCGGCGAAGCCGAAGATCGCCGACTACCCGTTCACGACGCTGGTCCCCAACCTCGGTGTGGTGACGGCCGGTTCGACGGTCTACACGATCGCGGACGTCCCCGGCCTCATCCCCGGCGCCAGCCAGGGCAAGGGGCTCGGCCTGGAGTTCCTGCGGCACGTCGAGCGGTGCAGTGTCCTCGTGCACGTCCTCGACACGGCGACGCTGGAGTCCGAGCGCGACCCCCTCTCCGACCTCGACGTCATCGAGGAGGAGCTGAGGCAGTACGGCGGGCTGGGCGACCGGCCGCGGATCGTCGTCCTCAACAAGACCGACATCCCCGACGGCAAGGACCTCGCGGAGATGGTCCGCCCCGACCTGGAGGCGCGCGGCTACCGCGTCTTCGAGGTGTCCGCCGTCGCACACCTCGGCCTGCGCGAACTCTCCTTCGCCCTCGCCGAGTTGGTGGGCAGGGCGCGGGCCGCGAAGCCGAAGGAGGAGGCGACCCGGATCGTCATCCGGCCCAAGGCCGTGGACGACGCCGGCTTCACCGTCGTGCGCGAGGAGGACGGGCTCTACCGGGTCCGGGGCGAGAAGCCCGAGCGCTGGATCCGCCAGACCGACTTCAACAACGACGAGGCCGTCGGCTACCTCGCCGACCGCCTCAACCGCCTCGGCGTCGAGGACGAACTCCTGAAGGCGGGCGCCCGCTCCGGCGACGGCGTCGCCATCGGCCCCGAGGACAACGCGGTCGTCTTCGACTGGGAGCCCACCGTCATGGCCGGCGCCGAAATGCTCGGCCGCCGAGGCGAGGACCACCGCTTCGAGGCCCCCCGCCCCGCGACCCAGCGCCGCCGCGACAAGCAGGCGGAACGGGACGAGGCGACCCAGGAGTTCGAGGGCTTCGAGCCGTTCTGA
- the rpmA gene encoding 50S ribosomal protein L27, which translates to MAHKKGASSTRNGRDSNAQRLGVKRFGGQVVNAGEILVRQRGTHFHPGSGVGRGGDDTLFALQPGAVEFGTFRGRKVVNIVPVA; encoded by the coding sequence ATGGCACACAAGAAGGGCGCATCGTCCACCCGGAACGGTCGCGACTCCAATGCCCAGCGGCTCGGCGTGAAGCGCTTCGGCGGTCAGGTCGTCAACGCGGGTGAGATCCTGGTCCGTCAGCGCGGCACGCACTTCCACCCGGGTTCGGGTGTCGGTCGTGGCGGCGACGACACGCTGTTCGCGCTCCAGCCCGGTGCGGTGGAGTTCGGTACGTTCCGTGGCCGCAAGGTCGTGAACATCGTTCCGGTCGCCTGA
- a CDS encoding Rne/Rng family ribonuclease, whose product MLESTDPIEGSEQNNTPSDTLPPRRRRRAASRPAGPPTGAEGAAPAIQAEAETVVATPATETAAAAASEEQPAEAAPRARRRVTRKASAPAGAPKAAEEAVTATEPTAEPTAPVAVEPAVAEDAETPAPRTRRRATRKASAPAGAPKAAGAPKAADVTEAPAPVEPPVEVPAPAAVVEAPVVEEAVAEDTGSRRRRRVTRRVTAPAGTPEGEATVEQTPAAEAETSAPAAAAPAEQAEVRAPKAAAARTRTPKAPAAEAPASDDAAPRRSRRRVVSKAAGGFSESAAAVDESPKRPARPAVAVFQAPVFTEPKFQTPERAAAEAAAAVVEPEPEAELDAEIEAEVTEAEAVEAPVVEEPAEPAGSRRRRRRRGAAPVEEPAAEQPVVEQPVVEDEPEEADDAEDSVDDEAEETGSRRRRRRGGRRRRRGEAFDEDADELAAEQAEQDAEDTAEQETEDDADVDEGAAGSTAGSRRRRRRRRRAGDSGAEVEPGDGDPERTVVKVREPRKQAEPSDEVQSIKGSTRLEAKKQRRREGREQGRRRVPIITEAEFLARREAVERVMVVRQSHERTQIGVLEDGVLVEHYVNKEQSTSYVGNVYLGKVQNVLPSMEAAFIDIGKGRNAVLYAGEVNFEALGMANGPRRIESALKSGQSVLVQVTKDPIGHKGARLTSQVSLPGRYLVYVPEGSMTGISRKLPDTERARLKTILKKIVPEDAGVIVRTAAEGASEDELRRDVERLQAQWEEIQKKAKTGNAPALLYGEPDMTVRVVRDIFNEDFTKVVVSGDDAWQTIHGYVSHVAPDLAGRLSRWTSEVDVFATYRIDEQLAKALDRKVWLPSGGSLVIDRTEAMVVVDVNTGKFTGQGGNLEETVTRNNLEAAEEIVRQLRLRDLGGIIVIDFIDMVLESNRDLVLRRLLECLGRDRTKHQVAEVTSLGLVQMTRKRVGQGLLESFSETCVHCNGRGVIVHLDQPSASGGKRKKRGRGGDEHEHVEAVAMPAPVPFAEESVAEVAAEVAAPVALASPEFEPDEELFSSVAEAEAAASRGRGRRRASRRVSSPAGAGRKGRVAEESVTEAPAAAEAPVAAAEVVADPVAVEDPVAPVVEEAAPVVEETAPVVEEAAAPVEAAAVAAAEPAGRPRRRATRKASAPAGSPAGAEAAVVTVVEAAAPVEPVAEVASGPVAEVAAPARPRRRAVREVAAPSSSEEAAVVVVPAASEAGAGAEAEAPVKKTAARKTAKKATAKKAATAKKTAAKKTTTAAKKTAAKKTTAKKATKAAAKKTAAAEQAAAPSVSASASASADES is encoded by the coding sequence ATGCTCGAATCGACCGACCCCATCGAGGGTTCCGAACAGAACAACACCCCCAGCGACACCCTGCCGCCGCGTCGTCGGCGCCGTGCCGCGTCCCGCCCGGCGGGCCCGCCCACCGGCGCGGAGGGGGCCGCCCCGGCCATACAGGCCGAAGCCGAGACCGTCGTGGCCACGCCCGCGACGGAGACCGCCGCTGCTGCCGCTTCCGAGGAGCAGCCGGCCGAGGCCGCTCCCCGCGCCCGCCGCCGGGTCACCCGCAAGGCGTCCGCGCCGGCCGGTGCCCCGAAGGCCGCCGAGGAGGCCGTGACGGCCACCGAGCCCACCGCTGAGCCCACCGCGCCCGTCGCGGTCGAGCCCGCTGTCGCAGAGGACGCTGAGACCCCCGCCCCGCGCACCCGGCGCCGGGCGACCCGCAAGGCGTCCGCGCCCGCCGGCGCCCCCAAGGCCGCCGGCGCCCCCAAGGCCGCCGACGTCACCGAGGCCCCCGCGCCTGTCGAGCCGCCCGTCGAGGTCCCCGCGCCCGCCGCCGTCGTCGAGGCGCCGGTCGTCGAGGAGGCCGTCGCCGAGGACACCGGCTCGCGCCGGCGCCGCCGTGTCACGCGCCGGGTGACCGCGCCCGCCGGCACGCCCGAGGGCGAGGCCACCGTGGAGCAGACCCCGGCCGCCGAGGCCGAGACGTCCGCGCCCGCCGCTGCCGCCCCCGCCGAGCAGGCCGAGGTGCGCGCCCCCAAGGCCGCCGCCGCACGGACCCGCACCCCCAAGGCCCCCGCCGCAGAGGCCCCGGCCTCGGACGACGCCGCCCCGCGCCGGTCCCGTCGCCGGGTCGTCAGCAAGGCGGCCGGTGGGTTCTCCGAGTCCGCTGCCGCCGTCGACGAGTCGCCGAAGCGCCCCGCGCGCCCGGCCGTCGCCGTCTTCCAGGCGCCCGTGTTCACCGAGCCGAAGTTCCAGACGCCCGAGCGCGCGGCGGCCGAGGCCGCTGCCGCCGTGGTGGAGCCGGAGCCCGAGGCCGAGCTGGACGCCGAGATCGAGGCCGAGGTCACCGAGGCCGAGGCCGTCGAGGCGCCGGTCGTCGAGGAGCCCGCCGAGCCCGCCGGTTCGCGCCGCCGTCGCCGCCGTCGCGGTGCCGCCCCCGTCGAGGAGCCGGCCGCCGAGCAGCCCGTCGTCGAGCAGCCCGTCGTCGAGGACGAGCCCGAGGAGGCGGACGACGCCGAGGACTCCGTCGACGACGAGGCCGAGGAGACCGGTTCGCGCCGTCGCCGCCGTCGCGGTGGCCGTCGCCGGCGCCGCGGTGAGGCGTTCGACGAGGACGCCGACGAGCTGGCCGCCGAGCAGGCTGAGCAGGATGCCGAGGACACCGCCGAGCAGGAGACCGAGGACGACGCGGACGTCGATGAGGGTGCCGCCGGTTCCACCGCCGGTTCGCGCCGTCGGCGCCGTCGGCGTCGTCGCGCCGGAGACTCCGGTGCCGAGGTCGAGCCCGGTGACGGCGACCCCGAGCGGACCGTCGTCAAGGTGCGTGAGCCGCGCAAGCAGGCCGAGCCGTCGGACGAGGTGCAGTCGATCAAGGGGTCGACGCGCCTTGAGGCGAAGAAGCAGCGCCGCCGCGAGGGGCGCGAGCAGGGGCGCCGGCGCGTGCCGATCATCACGGAGGCCGAGTTCCTGGCCCGCCGTGAGGCCGTCGAGCGCGTCATGGTCGTCCGGCAGAGCCACGAGCGCACGCAGATCGGCGTCCTGGAGGACGGGGTGCTCGTCGAGCACTACGTCAACAAGGAGCAGTCGACGTCGTACGTCGGCAACGTCTACCTGGGCAAGGTCCAGAACGTGCTGCCGTCCATGGAGGCCGCGTTCATCGACATCGGCAAGGGGCGCAACGCCGTCCTGTACGCCGGTGAGGTCAACTTCGAGGCGCTGGGGATGGCCAACGGGCCCCGGCGCATCGAGTCGGCGCTGAAGTCGGGCCAGTCGGTGCTCGTGCAGGTCACCAAGGACCCGATCGGGCACAAGGGCGCGCGTCTGACCAGCCAGGTCTCGCTGCCGGGGCGCTACCTCGTGTACGTCCCCGAGGGCTCGATGACCGGCATCAGCCGCAAGCTGCCCGACACCGAGCGGGCGCGCCTGAAGACGATCCTCAAGAAGATCGTCCCCGAGGACGCGGGCGTCATCGTGCGCACGGCGGCCGAGGGCGCGAGCGAGGACGAGCTGCGCCGTGACGTCGAACGGCTCCAGGCGCAGTGGGAGGAGATCCAGAAGAAGGCCAAGACCGGCAACGCGCCCGCGCTGCTGTACGGCGAGCCCGACATGACCGTCCGGGTCGTGCGGGACATCTTCAACGAGGACTTCACCAAGGTCGTCGTCAGCGGTGACGACGCCTGGCAGACCATCCACGGGTACGTGTCGCACGTCGCGCCGGACCTCGCCGGGCGGCTGTCGCGGTGGACGTCCGAGGTCGACGTCTTCGCGACGTACCGGATCGACGAGCAGCTGGCCAAGGCGCTGGATCGCAAGGTGTGGCTGCCGAGCGGTGGCTCGCTGGTGATCGACCGGACCGAGGCGATGGTCGTCGTCGACGTCAACACCGGGAAGTTCACCGGGCAGGGCGGCAACCTCGAAGAGACCGTCACACGCAACAACCTGGAGGCGGCCGAGGAGATCGTCCGTCAGCTGCGGCTGCGGGACCTCGGCGGGATCATCGTCATCGACTTCATCGACATGGTCCTGGAGTCGAACCGGGACCTCGTGCTGCGGCGCCTGCTCGAATGCCTCGGGCGGGACCGGACGAAGCACCAGGTCGCCGAGGTGACGTCGCTCGGGCTCGTGCAGATGACGCGCAAGCGGGTCGGGCAGGGGCTGCTCGAGTCCTTCTCCGAGACGTGCGTGCACTGCAACGGGCGGGGTGTGATCGTGCACCTCGACCAGCCGTCGGCGTCCGGGGGCAAGCGGAAGAAGCGGGGGCGCGGGGGCGACGAGCACGAGCACGTCGAGGCCGTCGCCATGCCGGCGCCGGTGCCGTTCGCGGAGGAGAGTGTGGCGGAGGTCGCCGCTGAGGTGGCCGCGCCGGTCGCTCTCGCCTCGCCCGAGTTCGAGCCTGACGAGGAGCTGTTCAGCAGCGTCGCCGAGGCTGAGGCCGCGGCGTCGCGGGGGCGGGGGAGGCGGCGGGCCAGCCGTCGGGTCTCGTCGCCCGCGGGGGCTGGGCGTAAGGGGCGGGTCGCGGAGGAATCCGTGACCGAGGCGCCTGCTGCCGCTGAGGCCCCGGTCGCCGCTGCTGAGGTGGTGGCCGATCCGGTGGCCGTCGAGGATCCGGTGGCGCCGGTCGTCGAGGAAGCCGCGCCGGTGGTCGAGGAGACCGCGCCGGTGGTCGAAGAGGCTGCCGCGCCTGTCGAGGCCGCTGCTGTGGCTGCCGCTGAGCCTGCGGGGCGTCCGCGTCGGCGGGCCACGCGGAAGGCGTCCGCGCCGGCGGGGTCGCCCGCTGGGGCCGAGGCCGCTGTGGTGACGGTCGTCGAGGCGGCTGCTCCGGTGGAGCCGGTTGCCGAGGTCGCCTCGGGGCCGGTTGCCGAGGTTGCGGCGCCTGCGCGTCCGCGTCGGCGGGCCGTGCGGGAGGTTGCGGCGCCGAGTTCTTCCGAAGAGGCGGCGGTTGTGGTGGTGCCGGCGGCTTCGGAGGCGGGTGCCGGGGCTGAGGCTGAGGCGCCGGTCAAGAAGACCGCTGCGCGGAAGACGGCCAAGAAGGCCACGGCGAAGAAGGCCGCTACCGCGAAGAAGACGGCGGCCAAGAAGACGACCACGGCTGCGAAGAAGACCGCGGCGAAGAAGACGACGGCCAAGAAGGCGACTAAGGCTGCGGCGAAGAAGACCGCTGCGGCTGAGCAGGCGGCTGCGCCGTCGGTGTCGGCTTCGGCGTCTGCTTCGGCTGACGAGAGCTGA